A single region of the Homo sapiens chromosome 6 genomic scaffold, GRCh38.p14 alternate locus group ALT_REF_LOCI_1 HSCHR6_MHC_APD_CTG1 genome encodes:
- the MDC1 gene encoding mediator of DNA damage checkpoint protein 1 isoform X8, translating to MGHPTFPTCQQFPSRVAYFQIMEDTQAIDWDVEEEEETEQSSESLRCNVEPVGRLHIFSGAHGPEKDFPLHLGKNVVGRMPDCSVALPFPSISKQHAEIEILAWDKAPILRDCGSLNGTQILRPPKVLSPGVSHRLRDQELILFADLLCQYHRLDVSLPFVSRGPLTVEETPRVQGETQPQRLLLAEDSEEEVDFLSERRMVKKSRTTSSSVIVPESDEEGHSPVLGGLGPPFAFNLNSDTDVEEGQQPATEEASSAARRGATVEAKQSEAEVVTEIQLEKDQPLVKERDNDTKVKRGAGNGVVPAGVILERSQPPGEDSDTDVDDDSRPPGRPAEVHLERAQPFGFIDSDTDAEEERIPATPVVIPMKKRKIFHGVGTRGPGAPGLAHLQESQAGSDTDVEEGKAPQAVPLEKSQASMVINSDTDDEEEVSAALTLAHLKESQPAIWNRDAEEDMPQRVVLLQRSQTTTERDSDTDVEEEELPVENREAVLKDHTKIRALVRAHSEKDQPPFGDSDDSVEADKSSPGIHLERSQASTTVDINTQVEKEVPPGSAIIHIKKHQVSVEGTNQTDVKAVGGPAKLLVVSLEEAWPLHGDCETDAEEGTSLTASVVADVRKSQLPAEGDAGAEWAAAVLKQERAHEVGAQGGPPVAQVEQDLPISRENLTDLVVDTDTLGESTQPQREGAQVPTGREREQHVGGTKDSEDNYGDSEDLDLQATQCFLENQGLEAVQSMEDEPTQAFMLTPPQELGPSHCSFQTTGLLNCKMPPAEKASRIRAAEKVSRGDQESPDACLPPTVPEAPAPPQKPLNSQSQKHLAPPPLLSPLLPSIKPTVRKTRQDGSQEAPEAPLSSELEPFHPKPKIRTRKSSRMTPFPATSAAPEPHPSTSTAQPVTPKPTSQATRSRTNRSSVKTPEPVVPTAPELQPSTSTDQPVTSEPTSQVTRGRKSRSSVKTPETVVPTALELQPSTSTDRPVTSEPTSQATRGRKNRSSVKTPEPVVPTAPELQPSTSTDQPVTSEPTYQATRGRKNRSSVKTPEPVVPTAPELRPSTSTDRPVTPKPTSRTTRSRTNMSSVKTPETVVPTAPELQISTSTDQPVTPKPTSRTTRSRTNMSSVKNPESTVPIAPELPPSTSTEQPVTPEPTSRATRGRKNRSSGKTPETLVPTAPKLEPSTSTDQPVTPEPTSQATRGRTNRSSVKTPETVVPTAPELQPSTSTDQPVTPEPTSQATRGRTDRSSVKTPETVVPTAPELQASASTDQPVTSEPTSRTTRGRKNRSSVKTPETVVPAAPELQPSTSTDQPVTPEPTSRATRGRTNRSSVKTPESIVPIAPELQPSTSRNQLVTPEPTSRATRCRTNRSSVKTPEPVVPTAPEPHPTTSTDQPVTPKLTSRATRRKTNRSSVKTPKPVEPAASDLEPFTPTDQSVTPEAIAQGGQSKTLRSSTVRAMPVPTTPEFQSPVTTDQPISPEPITQPSCIKRQRAAGNPGSLAAPIDHKPCSAPLEPKSQASRNQRWGAVRAAESLTAIPEPASPQLLETPIHASQIQKVEPAGRSRFTPELQPKASQSRKRSLATMDSPPHQKQPQRGEVSQKTVIIKEEEEDTAEKPGKEEDVVTPKPGKRKRDQAEEEPNRIPSRSLRRTKLNQESTAPKVLFTGVVDARGERAVLALGGSLAGSAAEASHLVTDRIRRTVKFLCALGRGIPILSLDWLHQSRKAGFFLPPDEYVVTDPEQEKNFGFSLQDALSRARERRLLEGYEIYVTPGVQPPPPQMGEIISCCGGTYLPSMPRSYKPQRVVITCPQDFPHCSIPLRVGLPLLSPEFLLTGVLKQEAKPEAFVLSPLEMSST from the exons ATGGGGCATCCTACTTTCCCTACCTGTCAACAGTTTCCCTCTAGAGTGGCATATTTTCAG ATCATGGAGGACACCCAGGCTATTGACTGGGATgttgaagaagaggaggagacagagcAATCCAGTGAATCCTTGAGGTGTAACGTGGAGCCAGTAGGGCGGCTACATATCTTTAGTGGTGCCCATGGACCAGAAAAAG ATTTCCCACTACACCTCGGGAAGAATGTGGTAGGCCGAATGCCTGACTGCTCTGTGGCCCTGCCCTTTCCATCTATCTCCAAACAACATGCAGAGATTGAAATCTTAGCCTGGGACAAGGCACCTATCCTCCGAGACTGTGGGAGCCTTAATGGTACTCAAATCCTGAGACCTCCTAAGGTTTTGAGCCCTGGGGTGAGTCACCGTCTGAGGGACCAGGAATTGATTCTCTTTGCTGACTTGCTCTGCCAGTACCATCGCCTGGATGTCTCTCTGCCCTTTGTCTCCCGGGGCCCTCTGACAGTAGAAGAGACACCCAGAGTACAGGGAGAAACTCAACCCCAGAGGCTTCTGTTGGCTGAGGACTCGGAGGAGGAAGTAG attttctttctgaaaggCGTATGGTAAAAAAATCAAGGACCACATCTTCCTCTGTGATAGTTCCAGAGAG TGATGAAGAGGGGCATTCCCCGGTCCTGGGCGGCCTTGGGCCGCCTTTTGCCTTCAATTTGAACAGTGACACAGATGTGGAAGAAGGTCAGCAACCAGCCACAGAGGAGGCCTCCTCAGCTGCCAGAAGAGGTGCCACTGTAGAGGCAAAGCAGTCTGAAGCTGAAGTTGTAACTGAAATCCAGCTTGAAAAGGATCAGCCTTTAGTGAAGGAGAGGGACAATGATACAAAAGTCAAGAGGGGTGCAGGGAATGGGGTGGTTCCAGCTGGGGTGATTCTGGAGAGGAGCCAACCTCCTGGAGAGGACAGTGACACAGATGTGGATGATGACAGCAGGCCTCCTGGAAGGCCAGCTGAGGTCCATTTGGAAAGGGCTCAGCCTTTTGGCTTCATCGACAGCGACACTGATGCGGAAGAAGAGAGGATCCCAGCAACCCCAGTTGTCATTCCTATGAAGAAGAGGAAGATCTTCCATGGAGTAGGTACAAGGGGTCCTGgagcaccaggcctggcccatcTGCAGGAGAGCCAGGCTGGTAGTGATACAGATGTGGAAGAAGGCAAGGCCCCACAGGCTGTCCCTCTGGAGAAAAGCCAAGCTTCCATGGTTATCAACAGCGATACAGATGACGAGGAAGAAGTCTCAGCAGCGCTGACTTTGGCACATCTGAAAGAGAGCCAGCCTGCTATATGGAACAGAGATGCAGAAGAGGACATGCCCCAACGTGTGGTCCTTCTGCAGCGAAGCCAAACCACCACTGAGAGAGACAGTGACACAGACGTGGAGGAGGAAGAGCTCCCAGTGGAAAATAGAGAAGCTGTCCTCAAGGATCACACAAAGATTAGAGCCCTTGTTAGAGCACATTCAGAAAAGGACCAACCTCCTTTTGGGGACAGTGATGACAGTGTGGAAGCAGATAAGAGCTCACCTGGGATCCACCTGGAGAGAAGCCAAGCCTCCACCACAGTGGACATCAACACACAAGTGGAGAAGGAAGTCCCGCCAGGGTCAGCCATTATACATATAAAGAAGCATCAGGTGTCTGTGGAGGGGACAAATCAAACAGATGTGAAAGCAGTTGGGGGACCAGCAAAGCTGCTTGTGGTATCTCTAGAGGAAGCCTGGCCTCTGCATGGGGACTGTGAAACAGATGCAGAGGAGGGCACCTCCCTAACAGCCTCAGTAGTTGCAGATGTAAGAAAGAGCCAGCTTCCAGCAGAAGGGGATGCTGGGGCAGAGTGGGCTGCAGCTGTTCTTAAGCAGGAGAGAGCTCATGAGGTGGGGGCCCAGGGTGGGCCACCTGTGGCACAAGTGGAGCAGGACCTCCCTATCTCAAGAGAGAACCTCACAGATCTGGTGGTGGACACAGACACTCTAGGGGAATCCACCCAGCCACAGAGAGAGGGAGCCCAGGTCCCcacaggaagggagagagaacaaCATGTGGGTGGGACCAAGGACTCTGAAGACAACTATGGTG ATTCTGAAGATCTGGACCTACAAGCTACCCAGTGCTTTCTGGAGAATCAGGGCCTGGAAG CAGTCCAGAGCATGGAGGATGAACCTACCCAGGCCTTCATGTTGACTCCACCCCAAGAGCTTGGCCCTTCCCATTGCAGCTTCCAGACAACAG GCCTCCTGAATTGCAAGATGCCACCTGCTGAGAAGGCTTCCAGGATCAGAGCTGCTGAGAAGGTTTCCAGG GGCGATCAGGAATCTCCAGATGCTTGTCTGCCTCCTACAGTACCTgaagccccagccccaccccaaaaGCCCCTTAACTCTCAGAGCCAGAAACATCTTGCACCTCCGCCCCTTCTTTCTCCCCTTTTACCTTCTATCAAGCCAACCGTTCGTAAGACCAGGCAAGATGGGAGTCAGGAAGCTCCAGAGGCTCCCTTGTCCTCAGAGCTGGAGCCTTTCCACCCAAAGCCTAAAATTAGAACTCGGAAGTCCTCCAGAATGACACCCTTTCCAGCTACCTCTGCTGCCCCTGAGCCCCACCCTTCCACCTCCACAGCCCAGCCAGTCACTCCCAAGCCCACATCTCAGGCCACTAGGAGCAGGACAAATAGGTCCTCTGTCAAGACCCCTGAACCAGTTGTCCCCACAGCCCCTGAGCTCCAGCCTTCCACCTCCACAGACCAGCCTGTCACCTCTGAGCCCACATCTCAGGTTACTAGGGGAAGAAAAAGTAGATCCTCTGTCAAGACCCCTGAAACAGTTGTGCCCACAGCCCTTGAGCTCCAGCCTTCCACCTCCACCGACCGACCTGTCACCTCTGAACCCACCTCTCAGGCTACTAGGGGAAGAAAAAATAGATCCTCTGTCAAGACCCCTGAACCAGTTGTCCCCACAGCCCCTGAGCTCCAGCCTTCCACCTCCACAGACCAGCCTGTCACTTCTGAGCCCACATATCAGGCTACTAGGGGAAGAAAAAATAGATCCTCTGTCAAGACCCCTGAACCAGTTGTGCCCACAGCCCCTGAGCTCCGGCCTTCCACCTCCACAGACCGACCTGTCACCCCCAAGCCCACATCTCGGACCACTAGGAGCAGGACAAATATGTCCTCTGTCAAGACCCCTGAAACAGTTGTCCCCACAGCCCCTGAGCTCCAGATTTCCACCTCCACAGACCAACCTGTCACCCCTAAGCCCACATCTCGGACCACTAGGAGCAGGACAAATATGTCCTCTGTGAAGAACCCTGAATCAACTGTCCCTATAGCCCCTGAGCTCCCACCTTCCACCTCCACAGAGCAGCCTGTCACCCCTGAGCCCACATCTCGGGCTACTAGGGGAAGAAAAAATAGATCCTCTGGCAAGACCCCTGAAACACTTGTCCCCACAGCCCCTAAGCTCGAGCCTTCCACTTCCACAGACCAACCTGTCACTCCTGAGCCCACATCTCAGGCCACCAGGGGCAGGACAAATAGGTCCTCTGTGAAGACCCCTGAAACAGTTGTCCCCACAGCCCCTGAGCTCCAGCCTTCCACCTCCACAGACCAGCCTGTTACCCCTGAGCCTACGTCTCAGGCTACTAGGGGAAGAACAGATAGATCCTCTGTCAAGACTCCTGAAACAGTTGTCCCCACAGCCCCTGAGCTACAGGCTTCCGCCTCCACAGACCAGCCTGTCACCTCTGAGCCCACATCTCGGACCACTAGGGGAAGAAAAAATCGGTCCTCTGTCAAGACCCCTGAAACAGTTGTGCCCGCAGCCCCTGAGCTCCAGCCTTCCACCTCCACAGACCAACCTGTCACCCCTGAGCCCACATCTCGGGCCACTAGGGGCAGGACAAATAGGTCCTCTGTCAAGACCCCTGAATCAATTGTCCCTATAGCCCCTGAGCTTCAGCCTTCCACCTCCAGAAACCAGCTTGTCACCCCTGAGCCCACATCTCGGGCCACTAGGTGCAGGACAAATAGGTCCTCTGTCAAGACCCCTGAGCCAGTTGTCCCCACAGCCCCTGAGCCCCATCCTACCACCTCCACAGACCAGCCTGTCACCCCCAAGCTCACATCTAGGGCCACTAGGAGAAAGACAAATAGGTCCTCTGTCAAGACTCCCAAACCAGTTGAACCAGCAGCGTCTGATCTTGAGCCTTTTACCCCCACAGACCAGTCCGTCACCCCTGAGGCCATAGCTCAGGGTGGTCAGAGCAAAACACTGAGGTCTTCCACAGTAAGAGCTATGCCGGTTCCTACCACCCCTGAATTCCAATCTCCTGTCACCACAGACCAGCCTATTTCCCCTGAGCCTATTACTCAACCCAGTTGCATCAAGAGGCAGAGAGCCGCTGGGAACCCTGGCTCCCTCGCAGCTCCCATTGACCATAAGCCTTGCTCTGCACCCTTGGAACCTAAATCCCAGGCCTCAAGGAACCAAAGATGGGGAGCAGTGAGAGCAGCTGAATCCCTTACAGCCATTCCTGAGCCTGCCTCTCCCCAGCTTCTTGAGACACCAATTCATGCCTCCCAGATCCAAAAGGTGGAACCAGCAGGTAGATCTAGGTTCACCCCGGAGCTCCAGCCTAAGGCCTCTCAAAGCCGCAAGAGGTCTTTAGCTACCATGGATTCACCACCACATCAAAAACAGCCCCAAAGAGGGGAAGTCTCCCAGAAGACAGTGATTatcaaggaagaggaagaagatacTGCAGAGAAGCCAGGGAAGGAAGAG GATGTCGTGACTCCaaaaccaggcaagagaaagagagaccaggCAGAGGAGGAGCCCAACAGAATACCAAGCCGCAGCCTCCGACGGACCAAACTTAACCAAGAATCAACAGCCCCCAAA GTGCTCTTCACAGGAGTGGTGGATGCTCGGGGAGAGCGGGCTGTGCTGGCACTGGGGGGAAGTCTGGCTGGTTCAGCGGCAGAGGCTTCCCACCTGGTCACTGATCGCATCCGCCGGACAGTCAAGTTCCTGTGTGCCCTGGGGCGGGGAATCCCCATTCTGTCCCTGGACTGGCTGCATCAG TCCCGCAAGGCTGGTTTCTTCTTACCCCCGGATGAATATGTGGTGACCGACCCTGAGCAAGAGAAGAACTTTGGCTTTAGCCTTCAAGACGCACTGAGCAGGGCTCGGGAGCGAAGGCTGCTAGAG gGCTATGAGATCTATGTGACCCCTGGAGTCCAGCCACCACCACCTCAGATGGGAGAGATTATTAGCTGCTGTGGAGGCACATACCTACCCAGCATGCCTCGGTCCTATAAG
- the MDC1 gene encoding mediator of DNA damage checkpoint protein 1 isoform X5 gives MGHPTFPTCQQFPSRVAYFQIMEDTQAIDWDVEEEEETEQSSESLRCNVEPVGRLHIFSGAHGPEKDFPLHLGKNVVGRMPDCSVALPFPSISKQHAEIEILAWDKAPILRDCGSLNGTQILRPPKVLSPGVSHRLRDQELILFADLLCQYHRLDVSLPFVSRGPLTVEETPRVQGETQPQRLLLAEDSEEEVDFLSERRMVKKSRTTSSSVIVPESDEEGHSPVLGGLGPPFAFNLNSDTDVEEGQQPATEEASSAARRGATVEAKQSEAEVVTEIQLEKDQPLVKERDNDTKVKRGAGNGVVPAGVILERSQPPGEDSDTDVDDDSRPPGRPAEVHLERAQPFGFIDSDTDAEEERIPATPVVIPMKKRKIFHGVGTRGPGAPGLAHLQESQAGSDTDVEEGKAPQAVPLEKSQASMVINSDTDDEEEVSAALTLAHLKESQPAIWNRDAEEDMPQRVVLLQRSQTTTERDSDTDVEEEELPVENREAVLKDHTKIRALVRAHSEKDQPPFGDSDDSVEADKSSPGIHLERSQASTTVDINTQVEKEVPPGSAIIHIKKHQVSVEGTNQTDVKAVGGPAKLLVVSLEEAWPLHGDCETDAEEGTSLTASVVADVRKSQLPAEGDAGAEWAAAVLKQERAHEVGAQGGPPVAQVEQDLPISRENLTDLVVDTDTLGESTQPQREGAQVPTGREREQHVGGTKDSEDNYGDSEDLDLQATQCFLENQGLEAVQSMEDEPTQAFMLTPPQELGPSHCSFQTTGTLDEPWEVLATQPFCLRESEDSETQPFDTHLEAYGPCLSPPRAIPGDQHPESPVHTEPMGIQGRGRQTVDKVMGLLNCKMPPAEKASRIRAAEKVSRGDQESPDACLPPTVPEAPAPPQKPLNSQSQKHLAPPPLLSPLLPSIKPTVRKTRQDGSQEAPEAPLSSELEPFHPKPKIRTRKSSRMTPFPATSAAPEPHPSTSTAQPVTPKPTSQATRSRTNRSSVKTPEPVVPTAPELQPSTSTDQPVTSEPTSQVTRGRKSRSSVKTPETVVPTALELQPSTSTDRPVTSEPTSQATRGRKNRSSVKTPEPVVPTAPELQPSTSTDQPVTSEPTYQATRGRKNRSSVKTPEPVVPTAPELRPSTSTDRPVTPKPTSRTTRSRTNMSSVKTPETVVPTAPELQISTSTDQPVTPKPTSRTTRSRTNMSSVKNPESTVPIAPELPPSTSTEQPVTPEPTSRATRGRKNRSSGKTPETLVPTAPKLEPSTSTDQPVTPEPTSQATRGRTNRSSVKTPETVVPTAPELQPSTSTDQPVTPEPTSQATRGRTDRSSVKTPETVVPTAPELQASASTDQPVTSEPTSRTTRGRKNRSSVKTPETVVPAAPELQPSTSTDQPVTPEPTSRATRGRTNRSSVKTPESIVPIAPELQPSTSRNQLVTPEPTSRATRCRTNRSSVKTPEPVVPTAPEPHPTTSTDQPVTPKLTSRATRRKTNRSSVKTPKPVEPAASDLEPFTPTDQSVTPEAIAQGGQSKTLRSSTVRAMPVPTTPEFQSPVTTDQPISPEPITQPSCIKRQRAAGNPGSLAAPIDHKPCSAPLEPKSQASRNQRWGAVRAAESLTAIPEPASPQLLETPIHASQIQKVEPAGRSRFTPELQPKASQSRKRSLATMDSPPHQKQPQRGEVSQKTVIIKEEEEDTAEKPGKEEDVVTPKPGKRKRDQAEEEPNRIPSRSLRRTKLNQESTAPKVLFTGVVDARGERAVLALGGSLAGSAAEASHLVTDRIRRTVKFLCALGRGIPILSLDWLHQSRKAGFFLPPDEYVVTDPEQEKNFGFSLQDALSRARERRLLEGYEIYVTPGVQPPPPQMGEIISCCGGTYLPSMPRSYKPQRVVITCPQDFPHCSIPLRVGLPLLSPEFLLTGVLKQEAKPEAFVLSPLEMSST, from the exons ATGGGGCATCCTACTTTCCCTACCTGTCAACAGTTTCCCTCTAGAGTGGCATATTTTCAG ATCATGGAGGACACCCAGGCTATTGACTGGGATgttgaagaagaggaggagacagagcAATCCAGTGAATCCTTGAGGTGTAACGTGGAGCCAGTAGGGCGGCTACATATCTTTAGTGGTGCCCATGGACCAGAAAAAG ATTTCCCACTACACCTCGGGAAGAATGTGGTAGGCCGAATGCCTGACTGCTCTGTGGCCCTGCCCTTTCCATCTATCTCCAAACAACATGCAGAGATTGAAATCTTAGCCTGGGACAAGGCACCTATCCTCCGAGACTGTGGGAGCCTTAATGGTACTCAAATCCTGAGACCTCCTAAGGTTTTGAGCCCTGGGGTGAGTCACCGTCTGAGGGACCAGGAATTGATTCTCTTTGCTGACTTGCTCTGCCAGTACCATCGCCTGGATGTCTCTCTGCCCTTTGTCTCCCGGGGCCCTCTGACAGTAGAAGAGACACCCAGAGTACAGGGAGAAACTCAACCCCAGAGGCTTCTGTTGGCTGAGGACTCGGAGGAGGAAGTAG attttctttctgaaaggCGTATGGTAAAAAAATCAAGGACCACATCTTCCTCTGTGATAGTTCCAGAGAG TGATGAAGAGGGGCATTCCCCGGTCCTGGGCGGCCTTGGGCCGCCTTTTGCCTTCAATTTGAACAGTGACACAGATGTGGAAGAAGGTCAGCAACCAGCCACAGAGGAGGCCTCCTCAGCTGCCAGAAGAGGTGCCACTGTAGAGGCAAAGCAGTCTGAAGCTGAAGTTGTAACTGAAATCCAGCTTGAAAAGGATCAGCCTTTAGTGAAGGAGAGGGACAATGATACAAAAGTCAAGAGGGGTGCAGGGAATGGGGTGGTTCCAGCTGGGGTGATTCTGGAGAGGAGCCAACCTCCTGGAGAGGACAGTGACACAGATGTGGATGATGACAGCAGGCCTCCTGGAAGGCCAGCTGAGGTCCATTTGGAAAGGGCTCAGCCTTTTGGCTTCATCGACAGCGACACTGATGCGGAAGAAGAGAGGATCCCAGCAACCCCAGTTGTCATTCCTATGAAGAAGAGGAAGATCTTCCATGGAGTAGGTACAAGGGGTCCTGgagcaccaggcctggcccatcTGCAGGAGAGCCAGGCTGGTAGTGATACAGATGTGGAAGAAGGCAAGGCCCCACAGGCTGTCCCTCTGGAGAAAAGCCAAGCTTCCATGGTTATCAACAGCGATACAGATGACGAGGAAGAAGTCTCAGCAGCGCTGACTTTGGCACATCTGAAAGAGAGCCAGCCTGCTATATGGAACAGAGATGCAGAAGAGGACATGCCCCAACGTGTGGTCCTTCTGCAGCGAAGCCAAACCACCACTGAGAGAGACAGTGACACAGACGTGGAGGAGGAAGAGCTCCCAGTGGAAAATAGAGAAGCTGTCCTCAAGGATCACACAAAGATTAGAGCCCTTGTTAGAGCACATTCAGAAAAGGACCAACCTCCTTTTGGGGACAGTGATGACAGTGTGGAAGCAGATAAGAGCTCACCTGGGATCCACCTGGAGAGAAGCCAAGCCTCCACCACAGTGGACATCAACACACAAGTGGAGAAGGAAGTCCCGCCAGGGTCAGCCATTATACATATAAAGAAGCATCAGGTGTCTGTGGAGGGGACAAATCAAACAGATGTGAAAGCAGTTGGGGGACCAGCAAAGCTGCTTGTGGTATCTCTAGAGGAAGCCTGGCCTCTGCATGGGGACTGTGAAACAGATGCAGAGGAGGGCACCTCCCTAACAGCCTCAGTAGTTGCAGATGTAAGAAAGAGCCAGCTTCCAGCAGAAGGGGATGCTGGGGCAGAGTGGGCTGCAGCTGTTCTTAAGCAGGAGAGAGCTCATGAGGTGGGGGCCCAGGGTGGGCCACCTGTGGCACAAGTGGAGCAGGACCTCCCTATCTCAAGAGAGAACCTCACAGATCTGGTGGTGGACACAGACACTCTAGGGGAATCCACCCAGCCACAGAGAGAGGGAGCCCAGGTCCCcacaggaagggagagagaacaaCATGTGGGTGGGACCAAGGACTCTGAAGACAACTATGGTG ATTCTGAAGATCTGGACCTACAAGCTACCCAGTGCTTTCTGGAGAATCAGGGCCTGGAAG CAGTCCAGAGCATGGAGGATGAACCTACCCAGGCCTTCATGTTGACTCCACCCCAAGAGCTTGGCCCTTCCCATTGCAGCTTCCAGACAACAG gTACCCTAGATGAACCATGGGAGGTCCTGGCTACACAGCCATTCTGTCTGAGAGAGTCTGAGGACTCTGAGACCCAGCCTTTTGACACGCACCTTGAGGCCTATGGACCTTGCCTGTCTCCACCTAGGGCAATACCAGGAGACCAACATCCAGAGAGCCCAGTTCACACAGAGCCAATGGGGATTCAAGGCAGAGGGAGGCAGACTGTGGATAAAGTCATGG GCCTCCTGAATTGCAAGATGCCACCTGCTGAGAAGGCTTCCAGGATCAGAGCTGCTGAGAAGGTTTCCAGG GGCGATCAGGAATCTCCAGATGCTTGTCTGCCTCCTACAGTACCTgaagccccagccccaccccaaaaGCCCCTTAACTCTCAGAGCCAGAAACATCTTGCACCTCCGCCCCTTCTTTCTCCCCTTTTACCTTCTATCAAGCCAACCGTTCGTAAGACCAGGCAAGATGGGAGTCAGGAAGCTCCAGAGGCTCCCTTGTCCTCAGAGCTGGAGCCTTTCCACCCAAAGCCTAAAATTAGAACTCGGAAGTCCTCCAGAATGACACCCTTTCCAGCTACCTCTGCTGCCCCTGAGCCCCACCCTTCCACCTCCACAGCCCAGCCAGTCACTCCCAAGCCCACATCTCAGGCCACTAGGAGCAGGACAAATAGGTCCTCTGTCAAGACCCCTGAACCAGTTGTCCCCACAGCCCCTGAGCTCCAGCCTTCCACCTCCACAGACCAGCCTGTCACCTCTGAGCCCACATCTCAGGTTACTAGGGGAAGAAAAAGTAGATCCTCTGTCAAGACCCCTGAAACAGTTGTGCCCACAGCCCTTGAGCTCCAGCCTTCCACCTCCACCGACCGACCTGTCACCTCTGAACCCACCTCTCAGGCTACTAGGGGAAGAAAAAATAGATCCTCTGTCAAGACCCCTGAACCAGTTGTCCCCACAGCCCCTGAGCTCCAGCCTTCCACCTCCACAGACCAGCCTGTCACTTCTGAGCCCACATATCAGGCTACTAGGGGAAGAAAAAATAGATCCTCTGTCAAGACCCCTGAACCAGTTGTGCCCACAGCCCCTGAGCTCCGGCCTTCCACCTCCACAGACCGACCTGTCACCCCCAAGCCCACATCTCGGACCACTAGGAGCAGGACAAATATGTCCTCTGTCAAGACCCCTGAAACAGTTGTCCCCACAGCCCCTGAGCTCCAGATTTCCACCTCCACAGACCAACCTGTCACCCCTAAGCCCACATCTCGGACCACTAGGAGCAGGACAAATATGTCCTCTGTGAAGAACCCTGAATCAACTGTCCCTATAGCCCCTGAGCTCCCACCTTCCACCTCCACAGAGCAGCCTGTCACCCCTGAGCCCACATCTCGGGCTACTAGGGGAAGAAAAAATAGATCCTCTGGCAAGACCCCTGAAACACTTGTCCCCACAGCCCCTAAGCTCGAGCCTTCCACTTCCACAGACCAACCTGTCACTCCTGAGCCCACATCTCAGGCCACCAGGGGCAGGACAAATAGGTCCTCTGTGAAGACCCCTGAAACAGTTGTCCCCACAGCCCCTGAGCTCCAGCCTTCCACCTCCACAGACCAGCCTGTTACCCCTGAGCCTACGTCTCAGGCTACTAGGGGAAGAACAGATAGATCCTCTGTCAAGACTCCTGAAACAGTTGTCCCCACAGCCCCTGAGCTACAGGCTTCCGCCTCCACAGACCAGCCTGTCACCTCTGAGCCCACATCTCGGACCACTAGGGGAAGAAAAAATCGGTCCTCTGTCAAGACCCCTGAAACAGTTGTGCCCGCAGCCCCTGAGCTCCAGCCTTCCACCTCCACAGACCAACCTGTCACCCCTGAGCCCACATCTCGGGCCACTAGGGGCAGGACAAATAGGTCCTCTGTCAAGACCCCTGAATCAATTGTCCCTATAGCCCCTGAGCTTCAGCCTTCCACCTCCAGAAACCAGCTTGTCACCCCTGAGCCCACATCTCGGGCCACTAGGTGCAGGACAAATAGGTCCTCTGTCAAGACCCCTGAGCCAGTTGTCCCCACAGCCCCTGAGCCCCATCCTACCACCTCCACAGACCAGCCTGTCACCCCCAAGCTCACATCTAGGGCCACTAGGAGAAAGACAAATAGGTCCTCTGTCAAGACTCCCAAACCAGTTGAACCAGCAGCGTCTGATCTTGAGCCTTTTACCCCCACAGACCAGTCCGTCACCCCTGAGGCCATAGCTCAGGGTGGTCAGAGCAAAACACTGAGGTCTTCCACAGTAAGAGCTATGCCGGTTCCTACCACCCCTGAATTCCAATCTCCTGTCACCACAGACCAGCCTATTTCCCCTGAGCCTATTACTCAACCCAGTTGCATCAAGAGGCAGAGAGCCGCTGGGAACCCTGGCTCCCTCGCAGCTCCCATTGACCATAAGCCTTGCTCTGCACCCTTGGAACCTAAATCCCAGGCCTCAAGGAACCAAAGATGGGGAGCAGTGAGAGCAGCTGAATCCCTTACAGCCATTCCTGAGCCTGCCTCTCCCCAGCTTCTTGAGACACCAATTCATGCCTCCCAGATCCAAAAGGTGGAACCAGCAGGTAGATCTAGGTTCACCCCGGAGCTCCAGCCTAAGGCCTCTCAAAGCCGCAAGAGGTCTTTAGCTACCATGGATTCACCACCACATCAAAAACAGCCCCAAAGAGGGGAAGTCTCCCAGAAGACAGTGATTatcaaggaagaggaagaagatacTGCAGAGAAGCCAGGGAAGGAAGAG GATGTCGTGACTCCaaaaccaggcaagagaaagagagaccaggCAGAGGAGGAGCCCAACAGAATACCAAGCCGCAGCCTCCGACGGACCAAACTTAACCAAGAATCAACAGCCCCCAAA GTGCTCTTCACAGGAGTGGTGGATGCTCGGGGAGAGCGGGCTGTGCTGGCACTGGGGGGAAGTCTGGCTGGTTCAGCGGCAGAGGCTTCCCACCTGGTCACTGATCGCATCCGCCGGACAGTCAAGTTCCTGTGTGCCCTGGGGCGGGGAATCCCCATTCTGTCCCTGGACTGGCTGCATCAG TCCCGCAAGGCTGGTTTCTTCTTACCCCCGGATGAATATGTGGTGACCGACCCTGAGCAAGAGAAGAACTTTGGCTTTAGCCTTCAAGACGCACTGAGCAGGGCTCGGGAGCGAAGGCTGCTAGAG gGCTATGAGATCTATGTGACCCCTGGAGTCCAGCCACCACCACCTCAGATGGGAGAGATTATTAGCTGCTGTGGAGGCACATACCTACCCAGCATGCCTCGGTCCTATAAG